The genomic stretch TAAAATAAAACTAGGTCATTTAAAAAATAGTATTCTTGATTCGGTAATAAATACAGCCATAGGTTTAGTTGCAAAAACGACAGATACATCAACAGAAGATGCCAATGCGTAATAAATAAGACGAATTCAACACATAGCAATTCAATTGCTAACTCTGTAATTTAATCTGAGTTCGATATAAAAATTCAGAGTGTTTTTTGTCTTTTCCGCAGTATAGCAGGGGTTTTTCGTTAAGAATTTTCGAATCCTTGGAGAAAATTTAGAAAAATTCATGCGGTTTTAGTTTTTCTCTAAAAGAAAAACTAAAAATACCTCTGGAAAAGCGCACTTTCTTTTGTTTCTTTTCTTTGTGCGAGCAAAGAAAACGAAAATCAAAAAATGAAAATCAAATGTTTAGCACTTATTTTAAAATATGATCAAAATTTTATTTGAGTAAACTTATGTCGAACTGACGTTAATTTAATAACTCTCAATATGTTCAGAAAGAACTATTGAGAGTTATTTTTTTGTACAAATACACTGAATAACATATGAGCAGATTCTTTTAAAATTTTAAATTATCAGGTTTCTTTTTAGCATATGAAATTTGCGGAGTTGCTTCTCCTTTAAGTACCAATCTTACACCTGATATTTCCGACAAATTAAGTTGTTCGCCATCTTGTCTACCTATTTGAATCGTCCAAATTGTAAATGGTGTAGGTTTGAAGAAATCATTTTCATAACGAGCCGCTACATCACCGTCGATAATTACTGATTCATCTGCGCTATTGTAAATAAAACTTTTCAATGTTTGCATTCCAACAAATCGTTTCGTTTTAAGTGACGACTGTGGAGATTTGTCTGCATATTCTCCAGATGTTGCAATATCTACTTTTATTTTTGTATTAAGATTTTCCTCAAGTCCATCAATAAAAATTCTAACACAACTAAATCGCACTCTTCCAAAGCCATTAAAAGATGTATCATTCGTGCCAATGTGAAATGTTGTAATTCCATGCTTACGAAGGTCTTCTACTATTTTTTCATTGGTAAAATTGAATTCTATTTCATTTATTGTTTGTGGAATAGCTCCGCTTTTGGCGAGTTCTGAAGTTTGTAGTTTTTTTGAAGAAATCTGAGCCACAGCCCTCGAAAATTCAGAATATGAACTTGTGATCTTCGGTAATTGTGGCAATGCATTTTCTTGAGCCAATGTAAAATACTCATACGCACGGCGATATGTTTCCATTGCCATGTATACTGCGCGTTTGGCATCTAAAACTCTATTAAATATGAGCTGCGTTATAGAATCATCGAGTTTCACTTTTGCTGATAAGTTTTTCAATCTACTAGTAAGAATCCTAACAGATTTAACTTTCGAAATTCTAATCATTCTAGCAGTCGCTAAATCTGAAGCTGCCTTTGCCATACTTAGTTTTGCCATACTTAGCGTTTTACCAACTACGATTAATTTCCTAAGTGTCAGTTGGTAATCAGTTCCTCCTTGTATACCTTTTAATTCAGCGATATTTTCAAAACTATCATCAAGTTCCAGCGCTAAATTATCCCAATCTTGTGCGCCTCCAGTAACCACATCTAATCCTTGAACGCTAAAATTTGCAAAAGAAGCATCTACAGTTCCTTGTGAAGTTGAAAGAATATCAGCACTTGATGCTTGCATAGCATCTGCAGTTGCTGAAATTTTGGAAATATTCATTGCTGCATCAAAAACTTTTTTAGCACCGCTTCCAGCTTTTGACAATGAACCTATTAGTTTCTTTTGACTTTCTGCGGCTTTGTCTTTTGCTAATTTTTCTTTCTTCTTTTCTGCTTCAGTTTTTTCAGGCGGCGCTTCTGCTTTTACAGCACCGACACTTAGATCAACCATTTCTATTTCGACGGGTTTGTCTTTTTGTTTTGATTTGAATATTTGTCGCGCTGAATCAACTCCATCCTTACCTATTTTAAGTCCTGCATGCGCAGTTTCCATCATTGGCATTGCCGCCATTTGTGGTCCTGCAGCAACTATTGCGGGTATTTCCATTAAAATTTCGGCAACTCCTGTTACCAAATTGAATACTTCATCAATTGTTTTTTTTCGTTCCCATATTTTAATTCCTGCCTGAAAATCAAAACGTTTTACAACAGCTTCCGCTAAAACAGAAGATAGTTGTTTGGAAGCTATATTTCGTGCTTTAAGCACTTGATTGTAGGTATTGTTTGCTTGTTCTTCTAGCCTTTTATCAAGATCTAATTCATTATCGGCAAGTGCTAGTTCTGTTTTTGCGCTATCTGCCCATTGTTGATCCATGTGCGTAAGTTGCTGGTAGGATTGCCAATACACTTCACGTTGTTGTAATAGTTGCATAAATGCTTTGGCATCTTCGGAATAAATATCAAGATCTAAAATTGGAACAAGAAGCGCATTTGCGCCAGCTGCTTTCGTAGCTTCTAAATTCATAGCAGAAGCACTTGCTTGCGTTGCCAAATCGAGCGTTGCATTTGCAGTTGCAGCGATACTTGAAATCCATCTAAATTGCCCTTGGGCCAGCCCGATATTATCAGTAGATAGCATTGTTGCATATTGAAACAATGCCATTAAGGATACACGTAACGGTTCGCCTTCAAACAGATATGTTGCTTCAATATTACGTGTTGCATAATTTTCTATTTTGGTATTGCGCTTTCCATTCCAGAAAAATCCTGATGCGCCATTAGTAGTACGATCTGTCGTGAAGAAATGCGTATCGATAGATTCATCTTTATTGATTCTTGTAATTTTTAGTTTTCCTGAATTGATAGGTTCTTTTACGATAATTTCTTGACAAAAAATCATGAAATCAAAATCTGAATCTTCAGTAGTATCTAAAATAATTCCTGCTCCTGGAGTAATCTCAATTCTACGTGCAAAAATTGCAGTTTCTTGCGTTAGAATCATGTCCGCATCAATTTTCAAAACATCTGTGAATATAAACCAACATGGAATATCATCATTGTAAGAGGTTTTTTTGGGAAGTAAATTCCACGAAAGTGTCATATTCCTAAATATGCCATCGTCAGGTCTTTGATCATCGTAACCAAAAACGCCAAGACTTTTTAAGTTCCTTTCTGTATATGCGCTATCTAAATAGTGTGTAGTATTCATGTTTATATTTAGATATTAGTTAATTTGAGTTTGTACGTCTTGCGCAATCTCTTTGATTGTTTTATCTTTTTGCTCTACAACAATGTATGGATTTGTGGTTAATTCTTTTAATGGTAACAGAAGTTTATCCCATTCTTTTCCTGCTTTGCGTGCATACGCTTTTACAAGTGCAGTCGTTTTAAGAATTTCTCCTTCATCTGTAATTTTAGTCATCGCAAATACCTTATCCTTTACAATTCCAAGACTATTTAGTATTCCTTCCCATGCGTTTTTGACGACGGTAGTTTGTGTAATAGCTGTATTATTTGCAGAAATAGTTTCTGTAATACTTTTTTGTGCCAATTGTTGAATTTGGTTTGATTTTAAAGCTGTGCCTAATTTTGCATTTGCAGCTTCAAACTTTGCAGTCCATTCATCTAATGCATTAAGTTCTTTTATGGCTTTGTCTCCATATATTCCAGCAACAATTCCAGCAGCAACAATACCGACAAATGGTACCCAAACATAGGTAACAGTTGTACTAGCCACAACTACATATTGTTCATAATCTTTTTTCGAAGCATCAATCATTTTTTGTAAGTTTTTTAATGATCCTGCAACCTCAGGTCCACCTTGCGCTTTATCAATAGTAGCCTGTGACGTAGCTGTATCTGATTGAAGTTGGGCATCACTGATATTCAAAATTCCTTGCGCTTCAATAAGTTGTGTACTGAAAGCGGCTAAATCTTGTTCTGCTTTTTCTGCTTGTTCAATGTTTTCTGCAGCAGTAGCTTGCATGTCTTTAATTAACTCTAACGAACCTTCAAATTCTTTATCATTTAACATTTCAATCAAAACACCAAAAATATCACCATCGCTAGGACTTATATCAGTTGCGGTATTGAGTAAATTTCTTCCTACTTTAATTACTTGAGGAAAAACATTTGTATAGAAATTAGCACTTGCCTCATGTACTTTTTGATTTCCTTGAAGCATGGTTGCAAAGAATGGATATTTCCCAGGATTTGACATTTTCAACGTACTTTTCAATGTATCTTCATTGGAAGGAATTCTAAGTCCCCAAACAGAATATACTTGCAAATAATGCCAAGCAGACCATAATTGGCTTGGTTTATTTGGATCTGTACTTGTTAAAATTCCGGATAATTTTTGCATTGCTTTTTCAAGATCTTCTGTTATTGAATTGTCTGTTTGCATACGTGTTTGTTTTTAGTTTTAAGTTATATTTTATAATTAGTTTGCCGCTATAAATGAATTGATCCATCCAAATACTTGATGCATTTGTTTACCTGCTCTGTCTTTATAATAATCGCCAAGCCTTTTATTCGTAGTTGCTAACGCTTTGTCGGCAGAATTAGTACCAACACTAAGCGCATTTTCGGCAGCACTTAAATCGTTTTGAAAATAAACAAACGCTTTTCTCATTATACTTAATTGTTGGAGTGTTTTTTGCTCTTCACGCAATTCGTTTTGTGTTCTTTGTGATGTTTCAATAGCAGAATTTGCCACGATCAAATTTACATTGTACGTATTTATGGCATTGTTTTGTTTGTCTATATTTTCTTTTACAGGATTATAAGCAGTGAACGTTATACCTGTTAAAAAGCCATTTAAAAAACCTTTTTCACCTTGTAATTCTGCTTTCGCTGCTGCCAAATTAATAAGTGCAACTCTCATTCCTTCTTGTGCTCGTGCTCTATCAGCTTTAGCTTTCGTTAATTGTGCTTGATCTTCTGCAAGATGTGTTTTTACAATTGTATGTGCCGTTTCGATTGAAACTGAGCCTTGAGAAGATAAACTAACTAGATTGCTTGCCTGTGAAGCCATTGCAACCATATTAGGTATAAATTGTGCTAAAAGGGCATTTGTCATTCCAGTTTTCGAATTTTCAATTCTAATCCAACTCCTTCTCATTGTTTCCAATCCTGTAACCATGTGTACAAGATTCCCTCTAAAGTTTAAAACAAGATTGTTTAGCTTTAACATAGATTGATGTGGAAGACCACTTCTTTGTTCACCACCACTTGCATACCATTGGTTATATAAAATTAATGATTTGAATATATATTGAGGTGGAGCTGAGGAAACTGCGGCTACTTTATAAAGATCCTTATACTCGGCAGAAGCACTACTTTTATATTTAATCTTTTTTTGATGTAAATCTAATGCTATATACATATTTCTAGAAGCATCAAATAGGTAAACGGACCATTCATCTCTGAAGCTTTCTTGAAACGTAAATACACTTTGTCGGTCATTACTTTGTTCAATCCAATGGGTTTCTGTGGACTGCACAAAATTTCCTATTGGCTTGTCTTGGAAATTTGTTTTTTCAATATGTGTCACATTAGTTCCTTTAATAGTTTCCTGAGTTTCAGGTCCTGAATTTTGTTTCATGTAGTTGTGTTAAATTGATGCTGACCAAATGTAGTATTCTTGGTCATTTCTTTTTAGCGTAAAAACGCCTGTTTATTTGGAATATTTTCTATGCTAAAATTAGGGGTGTTTAAGTTGTTGATTAACAGAAGTTTATTTGTGTTAGTAATATAGCGGAAATTTTACGAACACAAGATTATAATTGAAGATTTTGAAACAATCCAAAACGTACGATTCAATTTTTAAGTTAAGTATTAAAACAGCCTAAAGTGAAATCTCACATTAATTATTTAAAACTTCTAATTCTTTCACTCATTCAAAACACCACTTCACTCAATTCTAGTTTTTTAAAACAAATACGCAACGTAGTTTAGCTGTGAATTTAAAATTAAGAAAGATGAAAAAACTCGTTACACTATTCATACTCTTGGCGATAAGTAGTCAAGTATGGGCACAAAAAATTGAAGTTTCAGGAACTGTGACAGATGATACAGGATTGCCGTTGCCTGGCGCAAGCGTTATTATTAAAGGAACTTCTACAGGAAAAACCACAGATTTCGATGGTAACTATAAAGTAAACACCAATAATGGAGCAATCTTAGTGTTTACGTATGTTGGGTTTATTTCGCAAGAAGTTAAAGTAACTTCTTCAATAATTAATGTACAACTAAAACAAGGTGGAACTTTAGATGAAGTGGTAATAGTTGGATATGGTTCAGTCAAAGAATCTAAATCACTTGGGTACGCTGTTTCAACTGTTGAGTCAAGATCAGCAACTAGAAAAGAGCGAAGAAGATTCCGAAGAGAAGCTCGTAAAAATACAAAAGATGCTCAAAATGGAACAAATAATGTATTGAATGGAGCGGCTTCTGGAGTTCAAGTTACTTCTGGAAATGGTCAAGCAATACAAATCAGAGGAAGAAGTTCGTTACAAAATGGATATGCAACTCAAACATCAATCACAAGTAACGAATCGTACAAAGAAATTAATGAAAATATCTTCAAAAGAACTTCGCTAGCACCATTATCTACCTTTTCAATTGACGTGGACAAAGCTGCATATAGCAACATTAGAAGAATGATTAACAACGGACAAAAAGTACCTGTTGATGCAGTGAAAATTGAAGAAATGATCAATTACTTTGAATATAACTACACACAGCCAATTGATACACATCCTTTTGCAGTTCATACAGAAGTAGGCGTAACACCTTGGAATAAAGATACTAAGTTATTGAAAATTGCCTTAAAAGGGAAAGAAATTCCATTAGCGGAAATTCCACCATCAAACTTTACATTTCTAATAGATGTTTCAGGTTCTATGTCGGCACAAAACAAATTACCATTGCTAAAATCAGCTTTCAAACTAATGGTGAATAAAATGCGTCCAGAAGATAAAGTAGCAATTGTAGTGTATGCTGGTGCCGCAGGATTGGTCTTAGAGCCAACTTCAGGCGACAACAAACAAAAAATAATGAACGCATTAGACAATTTACAAGCTGGCGGATCAACGGCTGGTGGACAAGGAATTGAATTGGCATATAAAATTGCGGTTGAAAATTTTATCAAAGATGGAAACAATCGTGTAATTATGGCAACTGATGGCGATTTTAATGTTGGACAAACGAGTACAGCATCTATGGAAAAATTAATTGAAGAAAAACGCAAATCTGGTGTATTTTTATCGGTATTAGGTTTTGGAATGGGAAATTATAAGCATGACAAACTTGAAGCGTTGGCAGATAAAGGAAATGGAAACCACGCATATATTGATACAATGCAAGAAGCACATAAGATTTTTGGGAAAGAATTTGGCGGAACATTATACACAATTGCGAAAGATGTGAAGTTGCAATTAGAATTCAACCCAAATATTGTTCAAGGATATCGATTGATCGGATATGAAAACAGATTATTAGCAGATGAAGATTTTAAAGATGACACAAAAGATGCTGGCGAATTAGGCGCAGGACATACAGTTACGGCACTATATGAAATCATTCCTGTTGGTGTGAAAACTGAATATTTGAAAAGTGTTGACGATTTAAAATATACCAAAACAACAACTTCAAGCGAATCATTCACGAAAGAATTATTAACTGTAAAATTACGCTACAAGAAACCAAACGAAGACAAAAGTCAAGAATTAAAAACGGTAGTTGAAAATGTATTGACGTCAAAATTATCAAGCGATTTCAAATTCACAGCTGCAGTTGCGCTGTTCGGAATGCAATTAAAAGACTCGGAATTTCACAATAATTCTAGTTTGGACAATGTGATCGCATTAGCAAAATCGGGCAGAGGAGAAGACAAAAGTGGATACAGAGCAGAATTCATCCGATTAGTGGAATCAAGTGTAACTAAGTAGTTGAGGTATTTCACTCATCAAAAAGAAGCGTTTACTCAATATAGGTTTCAAAACCAAAATTAGGAACGTACTTTTAAATAGAATTAACGAAAAGGTTGGTTGTTTAGTTGTTTATTCTGAAAAGCCTACTAAAATTTATACTTAGTAGGTTTTTCTTTTTTTGTTAAATAAATCATAAAAATAGTAGAGAATGGCATGGAGTTTGTGACTTGTGAAAGAACAAATCTTTGCATTTCGAAAGAAATAAAAAGTAGGTTATTTTAGGTTTTTTAGGGGGAAAAGGTCTGGCATTTAAATTGCTAGGCCTTTTCTTAGTTTATGGAAATAAGTATTGAGAAATGAAATTTTAAATTATAAATGTTGAATTTTAAATGAAAAAGTGCGCCGCATTGAGCGAAGTCGAAATGAAAAGTTAAAAGTGAGAAGTTAAAAGTTAAAAGTTAAAAGTTGAAAGTGAAAAAACAAATCAATAAATCCACAAATCCACGAATAACAAATAACGAATGTTGGAAAAGTATTTTAGTTAAAAGTGAAAAGTGAAAAAACAAATCCACGAATAACGAATAACAAATAGCGAATGTTGGAAAAGTATTTTAGTTAAAAGTTAAAAACTGAGAGTGAAAAACAAATCCACGGATAACGAATAACCAAAATTTAAAAGTCATGATTGGAGAAAAAAATCCTCAAACTTTTGAAATTAAAAATATAAAAATTTGTTTCCGACAACCGACAACCGACAACCGACAACCGACTTACACTTGAATAATCCCCAAATTAAAAGGTTTCTCAATCGGCGCTTGATTTGCCGCTTCAATTCCCATAGAAATCCAAGTGCGCGTATCTAACGGGTTTATAATTGCATCTGTCCACAATCGTGCAGCAGCGTAATATGGAGAAATCTGTCTGTCGTAACGCGATTTAATTTTATTGAATAATTCTTCTTCTTGCTCTTTAGTAATTTTTTCGCCTTTTTTCTTCAATGAAGCTGTTTCAATCTGTAACAAAACTTTTGCTGCCGAATTCCCACTCATTACTGCTAATTCAGCACTTGGCCAAGCAGCAATCAATCGTGGATCGTACGCTTTTCCACACATCGCATAATTTCCTGCTCCGTATGAATTTCCAATAATAATCGTGAATTTTGGCACTACGCTATTACTCACAGCATTTACCATTTTGGCACCATCTTTAATGATTCCGCCATGTTCAGATTTGCTTCCAACCATAAATCCAGTTACATCTTGTAAAAATACTAACGGAATTTTCTTTTGGTTACAATTTGCTATAAATCGGGTTGCTTTATCAGCTGAATCCGAATAAATTACACCGCCAAATTGCATTTCACCTTTCGTAGTTTTTACCAGCTTGCGTTGATTGGCAACAATTCCAACTGCCCAACCGTCAATTCTAGCGTAAGCGGTAATAATACTTTTTCCGTAACCTGCTTTATACTCATCAAACTCAGAATTATCAACCACACGTTTAATGATTTCTTTCATGTCATACTGTTCATGTCGTGCTTTTGGCAAAATTCCGAAAATCTCTTCAGGATTCTCTTTTGGTTTTGCCGCTTTCACACGATTGTAACCTGTTGGTGTATAATCGCCAATCTTTCCGACAATATTCTTAATCGTAGTTAACGCATCTTTATCATCTTTCGATTTATAATCGGTCACGCCAGAAATTTCACAATGCGTCGTTGCGCCACCTAATGTTTCATTATCAATACTTTCGCCAATTGCAGCTTTCACTAAGTAACTTCCAGCAAGGAAAATACTTCCAGTTTTATCAACAATCAATGCTTCATCACTCATAATTGGTAAATATGCGCCACCTGCAACGCAACTTCCCATAACCGCAGAAATTTGTGTAATTCCCATACTACTCATCACGGCATTATTTCTAAAAATTCGCCCGAAGTGTTCTTTATCAGGGAAAATTTCATCTTGCATTGGCAAATAAACGCCTGCACTATCCACCAAATAAATAATTGGTAATCTATTTTCGATAGAAATTTCTTGTGCGCGCAAGTTCTTTTTTGCGGTAATTGGAAACCAAGCGCCAGCTTTCACAGTTGCATCATTGGCAACTACAATACATTGTTTTCCTTGTACATATCCAATCTTTACGACAACGCCGCCAGATGGACAACCGCCATGTTCTTCATACATTTCGTCACCAACAAAAGCACCAATTTCAATAGAAGGTTTCTTGGTATCTAACAGAAAATCAATACGTTCACGTGCAGTCATTTTTCCTTTGCTGTGATGCTTATCAATACGTTTCTGTCCGCCGCCTAAACTCACTTTTGCAAAGCGATGACGTAATTCTGATACTAAAAGTTTATTGTGATCTTCGTTTTTATTGAAGTTGATGTCCATGGTTATAAAATTTTCCTCCGCTAAAATACGAAACAAATACGGCTATTGAAAGGAACGTAGTTTGAAAATTTTATTAAAAAATTAGTAAATAACTTACATGGAAGTATTTTCCTTGGAATATAAAAATATTAGTTGTAGATTTGCTTCAAATAAATAACTAATAACGAATAACCAAAAAACCAACAAACATGAAAACTCAAAAAATAATATATTACGTAGCAACAGGATTATTATCGATGTTAATGCTATTTTCTGCGGGAATGTATATTTTGAACAATGCAGAAGTAAGCGGAATGTTTACAAATTTCGGATATCCAACTTATATTATTTATCCATTAGCAATTGCTAAAATTTTAGGAGTTATTGCAATCTGGCAAACTAAAAGTCAAGTACTAAAAGAATGGGCGTACGCAGGATTCTTCTTTGATTTAATCTTAGCATTTTTTGCACATTACATGATTAGCGATGGAGAACAAGGCGCTTCCATAGCAGGAATGGTATTCTTAATGACATCTTATTATTTGGGGAAGAAAATTGCAAGTAACTAATACATATATCAACTTAGAACAAAAAAAAAATAGAGCATAGAAAATAGATTATAGAAAATAGAATATAAAACAAATTCACAAAAAACAAACAAACACTTCGATAGCTTCGCTAGGTATTTTCAATTAAAAATATATTTTAATTTCAAAAATGCTCAGTGTAAACAAACGAATAAACGAACAAACAAAACACAAATAAAACACAAATAAAACACAAACAAAAAACATGAAAACAATCATAGCATTCGCAGGAAGTAACAGTAAAACATCAATCAATAAGCAATTAGCAACGTACGCAGCAAGTTTAGTTGAAAATATAACGGTAAAAGTTCTAGATTTAAACGATTATGAATTGCCAATATATGGAATCGATGAAGAATTAGAAAACGGAATTCCAGAGACAGCGGAAAAATTCTTAAAAACTGTTCAAGAAGCAGACGGAATCGTAGTATCATTAGCAGAACACAATGGCGCATATGCTACGGTTTTCAAAAATATTTTCGATTGGATGTCACGAATTGACGGAAAATTATGGGGAAATGTACCAATGTTATTAATGGCAACATCGCCTGGCGCCAGAGGTGGACAAACGGTTTTGGATATCGCCAAGGGAAGATTCCCATACATGGGCGGAAACATTGTAGCAGACTATTCATTGCCAAGTTTCAATGACCACTTTATAGACGGAAAAATTAAAGATGCTGGTTTGTTAGAAAAATTGCAAGTAGAAGTTGCCAAATTTGGAACTGCCGTTCACAAAGCGTCGTAAATTTTTTAGTAGTTATACTAACTTAACAATCACTCATGGGAGACATTTCTAAAGACATACAATCAAAATTTCCATCAGACAAAGTGAAAGCTTTGATCAACATAAAATATACTGCAAATTGGATGAATAGTAAAGAGAACGAATTCTTCAAACCATTCGGAATCTCGCCGCAACAATACAATATTCTAAGAATCTTAAAAGGCGCAGGAAAAGCAATCAAAGTTCAGGAAATCAAAGATCGCATGATCGAAAGAGCTCCAAATGCCACACGATTAATGGACAAACTTTGCGCAAAAGAACACATAGAACGCATTCCATGTCCCGAAGACAGAAGAGTTGTTCACATTGCCATTACCGACAATGGACTCAAACTCTTACTAAAAATTGAACAAAACAATGAAGGCATCAATCTATTGAAAAATCTATCAAAAGAAGAAGCCATTCAACTAAGTTACTTATTGGACAAAATCCGATAAAAAAAATTACCTAAATAGTTTCCAAGGGAAATAAATAAAATACAAGCAAATTAACAAATCCCCGAATAACAAACAAACAAAAAGACAGCATAGAAACAATGAAAACACTACGAAACATAGCATACAAAGGAAATAGTGACTATGTAAATATGGGCGGAAACTTAATTCGTCAACCATTGCCAACACAAGAAATCGACAAAGTAGATCCATTTTTATTATTGCATCATTACAAATACGAAGTCAGTCCATACAGTCCAGGATTATCACTTTCGCCACATCCGCATCGTGGATTTGAGCCTGTAACATTTCTCTTCAAAGGAGAACAATTACACCGAGATTCACTCGGAAACGAAGGAATTTTAGAAGCTGGCGATGTACAATGGATGACTGCTGGAAGCGGCATTATTCACGATGAAGGACCAAGCAAAAATTTCACAGGAACGATGGAAGGAATTCAATTATGGGTAAATCTTCCAAAAAAGCACAAAATGACAACGCCGAAATATCAAGATATCAAAGCGGAGCAAATGCCAATAATTTCTGTTGAAAACGGAAAAGGAAGCATAAAAGTTGTTGCAGGAGCACTAAATGGACACAAAGGACCAGTTTCTACATTCACGGAAATCAACGCGTTTATCGCCAATTTGGAAGCTTCAGGAAACATCACAATTCCAATTCCGGCAACTCATGAGTTATTGGTTTATCTATTAGAAGGCGAAGCAAAAGTGAACAATTCAGAAACGTTGGAACACGGAAAATTGCAGATGCTCACTTTCAAAAAAGATGGCGAAGCAATCACGTTGGAAGCCACTAAAAATAGCACAATACTTATTCTTTCAGGCGAACCGATCAAAGAAAAAATAAAATCTTGGGGACCATATGTCATGAATTCCCAAACCGAAATAATGGAAGCCTTGCGCGACTATCAAGATGGAAAAATGGGACACTTGTATTAGTTTAGTATTGAGATATTAGTATTGAGAAATGAGTAATCGAATTTTCAAATTATTTTGGGCGTAACCTCCGAAAAAAAATCGGAGGTCGCGCTTTCGGGAGTCGCTCTCACAATTTAGAAATAAACAAGTTCACTCAGCGAAGTCGAAGTGAGGAGCTTCAACAAATCCCTCAATCGCTTACGCGGAATTAGATGTTAGAATTGAGCAGTTAGTATTGAGAAACTAAAGAACAAATCAACAAAAAACAAATGAACACTTCGACTAAGTTTATCTTGAGC from Kordia antarctica encodes the following:
- a CDS encoding NADPH-dependent FMN reductase, which encodes MKTIIAFAGSNSKTSINKQLATYAASLVENITVKVLDLNDYELPIYGIDEELENGIPETAEKFLKTVQEADGIVVSLAEHNGAYATVFKNIFDWMSRIDGKLWGNVPMLLMATSPGARGGQTVLDIAKGRFPYMGGNIVADYSLPSFNDHFIDGKIKDAGLLEKLQVEVAKFGTAVHKAS
- a CDS encoding DoxX family protein; the encoded protein is MKTQKIIYYVATGLLSMLMLFSAGMYILNNAEVSGMFTNFGYPTYIIYPLAIAKILGVIAIWQTKSQVLKEWAYAGFFFDLILAFFAHYMISDGEQGASIAGMVFLMTSYYLGKKIASN
- a CDS encoding pirin family protein — protein: MKTLRNIAYKGNSDYVNMGGNLIRQPLPTQEIDKVDPFLLLHHYKYEVSPYSPGLSLSPHPHRGFEPVTFLFKGEQLHRDSLGNEGILEAGDVQWMTAGSGIIHDEGPSKNFTGTMEGIQLWVNLPKKHKMTTPKYQDIKAEQMPIISVENGKGSIKVVAGALNGHKGPVSTFTEINAFIANLEASGNITIPIPATHELLVYLLEGEAKVNNSETLEHGKLQMLTFKKDGEAITLEATKNSTILILSGEPIKEKIKSWGPYVMNSQTEIMEALRDYQDGKMGHLY
- a CDS encoding MarR family winged helix-turn-helix transcriptional regulator, giving the protein MGDISKDIQSKFPSDKVKALINIKYTANWMNSKENEFFKPFGISPQQYNILRILKGAGKAIKVQEIKDRMIERAPNATRLMDKLCAKEHIERIPCPEDRRVVHIAITDNGLKLLLKIEQNNEGINLLKNLSKEEAIQLSYLLDKIR
- a CDS encoding acyl-CoA carboxylase subunit beta, translated to MDINFNKNEDHNKLLVSELRHRFAKVSLGGGQKRIDKHHSKGKMTARERIDFLLDTKKPSIEIGAFVGDEMYEEHGGCPSGGVVVKIGYVQGKQCIVVANDATVKAGAWFPITAKKNLRAQEISIENRLPIIYLVDSAGVYLPMQDEIFPDKEHFGRIFRNNAVMSSMGITQISAVMGSCVAGGAYLPIMSDEALIVDKTGSIFLAGSYLVKAAIGESIDNETLGGATTHCEISGVTDYKSKDDKDALTTIKNIVGKIGDYTPTGYNRVKAAKPKENPEEIFGILPKARHEQYDMKEIIKRVVDNSEFDEYKAGYGKSIITAYARIDGWAVGIVANQRKLVKTTKGEMQFGGVIYSDSADKATRFIANCNQKKIPLVFLQDVTGFMVGSKSEHGGIIKDGAKMVNAVSNSVVPKFTIIIGNSYGAGNYAMCGKAYDPRLIAAWPSAELAVMSGNSAAKVLLQIETASLKKKGEKITKEQEEELFNKIKSRYDRQISPYYAAARLWTDAIINPLDTRTWISMGIEAANQAPIEKPFNLGIIQV
- a CDS encoding vWA domain-containing protein; this translates as MKKLVTLFILLAISSQVWAQKIEVSGTVTDDTGLPLPGASVIIKGTSTGKTTDFDGNYKVNTNNGAILVFTYVGFISQEVKVTSSIINVQLKQGGTLDEVVIVGYGSVKESKSLGYAVSTVESRSATRKERRRFRREARKNTKDAQNGTNNVLNGAASGVQVTSGNGQAIQIRGRSSLQNGYATQTSITSNESYKEINENIFKRTSLAPLSTFSIDVDKAAYSNIRRMINNGQKVPVDAVKIEEMINYFEYNYTQPIDTHPFAVHTEVGVTPWNKDTKLLKIALKGKEIPLAEIPPSNFTFLIDVSGSMSAQNKLPLLKSAFKLMVNKMRPEDKVAIVVYAGAAGLVLEPTSGDNKQKIMNALDNLQAGGSTAGGQGIELAYKIAVENFIKDGNNRVIMATDGDFNVGQTSTASMEKLIEEKRKSGVFLSVLGFGMGNYKHDKLEALADKGNGNHAYIDTMQEAHKIFGKEFGGTLYTIAKDVKLQLEFNPNIVQGYRLIGYENRLLADEDFKDDTKDAGELGAGHTVTALYEIIPVGVKTEYLKSVDDLKYTKTTTSSESFTKELLTVKLRYKKPNEDKSQELKTVVENVLTSKLSSDFKFTAAVALFGMQLKDSEFHNNSSLDNVIALAKSGRGEDKSGYRAEFIRLVESSVTK